One window of Flavobacteriales bacterium genomic DNA carries:
- the groL gene encoding chaperonin GroEL (60 kDa chaperone family; promotes refolding of misfolded polypeptides especially under stressful conditions; forms two stacked rings of heptamers to form a barrel-shaped 14mer; ends can be capped by GroES; misfolded proteins enter the barrel where they are refolded when GroES binds), whose translation MAAKKIQFEVDARDRLKRGVDQLANAVKVTLGPKGRNVIIDKKFGAPQVTKDGVTVAKEIELKDPVENMGAQMLKEVASKTADIAGDGTTTATVLAQAIVTAGLKNVAAGANPMDLKRGIDKAVAAVVADLKKMSKAVGDDNAKIKQVASISANNDDTIGTLIAEAMAKVKKEGVITVEEAKGTDTTVEIVEGMQFDRGYLSPYFVTNAEKMEVELENPYILIYDKKISTMKELLPILEKSAQTGKPLLIISEDVDGEALATLVVNKIRGALKVCAVKAPGFGDRRKAMLEDLAILTGGTVISEERGFKLENADLTMLGTAEKISIDKDNTTIVNGAGKKADIVGRVAQIKAQIENTTSDYDKEKLQERLAKLAGGVAVLYIGAATEVEMKEKKDRVDDALHATRAAVEEGIVAGGGVAYIRAQKSLEKMEGENADETTGIAIVRRALEEPLRQIVANAGMEGSIVVQKVRDGKADFGFNARTEVYENLLAAGVIDPTKVTRVALENAASIASMLLTTECVISDEKEEKAPAMPDMSGMGGMGGMM comes from the coding sequence ATGGCAGCAAAGAAGATCCAATTCGAAGTAGACGCCCGCGACCGCCTGAAACGTGGAGTGGACCAACTCGCGAACGCCGTGAAGGTGACCCTCGGCCCCAAAGGCCGTAATGTCATCATCGACAAAAAATTCGGCGCCCCTCAGGTGACCAAGGACGGCGTGACCGTGGCCAAGGAGATCGAGCTGAAGGACCCCGTGGAGAACATGGGCGCCCAGATGCTGAAGGAAGTGGCCAGCAAGACCGCCGACATCGCCGGCGACGGCACCACCACCGCTACGGTACTGGCCCAGGCCATCGTTACCGCCGGGTTGAAGAACGTGGCCGCCGGTGCCAACCCGATGGACCTCAAGCGCGGCATTGACAAGGCCGTTGCCGCCGTGGTGGCCGACCTGAAGAAAATGAGCAAGGCCGTGGGTGACGACAATGCCAAGATCAAGCAGGTCGCCAGCATCAGCGCCAACAACGACGACACTATCGGCACCCTCATCGCCGAGGCCATGGCCAAGGTGAAGAAAGAAGGCGTGATCACCGTGGAGGAGGCCAAAGGCACCGACACCACAGTGGAGATCGTGGAAGGCATGCAGTTCGACCGCGGCTATCTCAGCCCCTACTTCGTGACCAACGCGGAGAAGATGGAGGTCGAGCTGGAGAATCCCTACATCCTGATCTACGACAAGAAGATCAGCACCATGAAGGAGCTGCTCCCCATCTTGGAAAAGAGCGCCCAGACCGGCAAGCCCCTGCTGATCATCAGCGAGGACGTGGACGGTGAAGCCCTCGCCACCTTGGTGGTGAACAAGATCCGCGGCGCCCTGAAAGTGTGCGCAGTGAAAGCCCCTGGCTTCGGCGACCGCCGCAAGGCCATGCTGGAAGACCTCGCCATCCTCACCGGAGGCACCGTGATCAGCGAGGAGCGTGGCTTCAAGCTGGAGAACGCCGACCTCACCATGTTGGGTACCGCCGAGAAGATCAGCATCGACAAGGACAACACCACCATCGTGAACGGTGCCGGCAAGAAGGCCGACATCGTAGGACGCGTGGCGCAGATCAAAGCACAGATCGAGAACACCACCAGCGATTACGACAAGGAGAAGCTCCAGGAGCGCCTTGCCAAGCTCGCAGGCGGCGTTGCCGTGCTGTACATCGGTGCGGCCACCGAGGTGGAGATGAAGGAGAAGAAGGACCGCGTGGACGACGCCCTGCACGCCACCCGTGCGGCCGTGGAGGAAGGCATCGTCGCCGGTGGCGGAGTGGCCTACATCCGCGCCCAGAAGTCACTGGAGAAGATGGAAGGCGAGAATGCCGATGAGACCACCGGTATCGCCATCGTGCGCCGCGCACTGGAGGAGCCGTTGCGCCAGATCGTGGCCAACGCCGGCATGGAAGGCAGCATCGTAGTGCAGAAAGTGCGCGACGGAAAGGCCGACTTCGGCTTCAACGCCCGCACCGAGGTGTACGAGAACCTGCTCGCAGCAGGTGTGATCGACCCCACCAAGGTGACCCGCGTGGCGCTTGAGAACGCAGCTTCGATCGCTTCCATGCTCCTCACCACCGAGTGCGTGATCAGCGATGAGAAGGAAGAGAAGGCCCCTGCCATGCCCGATATGAGCGGCATGGGAGGGATGGGCGGCATGATGTAA
- a CDS encoding CHAT domain-containing protein: MRRLLLLLAICASMGAGAQELARRHALIDTAYKADRHAEVARLIDLQLKEAVGTPWEDSLHLYVYKYGRACRKLKDADAGVAAAERVCALVKRRGDPEHELAALFDLSWIYYEVGRMKESLRVDSTAVQVAEGAPEIPLSERGRACQYVAFDHSVLGDHASSAKYALMALAHYGKADSIPPTQWSESYNAVGTAYLHMGKVNDAGLYLNKALDALGDGTSEAILTRKASTCGNLGVLWQGAGDYARSKIHYYEGLQILDYLIARTTDPAMRDEAIVNRSRGYVNLATVYHQYGDEGRALELLQMAWNDRSKVLEADDPQLLAVRERMADVELAAGDLGKAEELTRNYLLACERKFGKQSEEYIRVCSKLGDIALRMGNAARADSLFSASIAAGYLNTDANINGILATTLQTRARMHEGEGRNEQALNDLLRARDILVNINGPAHYKVASSDVLLAEAAFGQGDPDAALAHSRQALDLLQDRITSLQATNAPQTFNDPHILPDAIYWKVRSERKIAGPGKVGKEWNDDLDLAIRALERNKAAVRDEASKLLLIAAQKNLFDLALDVADDRYAGSGTDADLERFINISEADRSILLKDRLNGFAGLHFAGVPDSVTAREQELYTALDLDPEDRAVTTDMARREKAYAEFLTDLERNYPDYFNLRYGEPQLTLADIHKKLLTPQRQLLGYANSGEYLYAWVSSLEGDTVIRLASADIGDAVKALNTAIMARTTGPYAEAAYRLYQLAIAPVEHLLTRPELLIIPDGPLHAVNFETLLTRPGTKGFRDHLLIQRHTIAYLLSATTALQFAEMSRERSKGVLAIAPGFTDQLKQNYLSGVKDSTLVDRDYLHFVRQPFAERTVQALGTSLSAQVLTGNAASEGAFREAASRYGILHLGTHAEMNATSPMYSRLVLTKDGGELDPDDDGYLHAYEIYELDLRAQLAVLTACATGTGKEDAGEGVRSLGYAFAYSGCPSLVVSLWNIDEKVSAEIIAKFYEHLADGMPKHKALRQAKLDFLAKAPDELGLPYYWAGMVLVGDVEPVALGRTGWPIWAWAVIAGALLCLFWWRRRMRTAPSRS, from the coding sequence ATGCGTCGCTTGCTGCTCCTGCTGGCGATATGCGCTTCGATGGGAGCGGGGGCACAGGAACTGGCACGCCGCCACGCGCTGATCGACACAGCGTACAAGGCCGATCGCCATGCCGAGGTGGCGCGCTTGATCGACTTGCAGCTGAAGGAGGCGGTAGGCACGCCTTGGGAGGACTCCCTCCACTTGTACGTGTACAAATACGGCCGGGCTTGCCGCAAGCTGAAAGATGCCGATGCCGGCGTGGCGGCCGCCGAACGTGTCTGCGCATTGGTGAAACGGCGCGGCGATCCGGAACATGAGCTGGCAGCACTCTTCGACCTGAGCTGGATCTACTATGAAGTAGGCCGGATGAAGGAAAGCCTGCGCGTGGATTCCACGGCCGTACAGGTAGCCGAAGGCGCGCCGGAGATCCCGCTTTCGGAACGCGGACGCGCGTGCCAGTATGTTGCGTTCGATCATTCCGTGCTGGGCGATCACGCCAGCTCGGCGAAGTATGCGTTGATGGCATTGGCCCACTATGGGAAAGCGGATTCGATCCCGCCGACGCAATGGTCTGAATCCTACAACGCCGTGGGCACCGCATACCTGCACATGGGCAAGGTGAACGATGCGGGGCTTTACCTCAACAAGGCGTTGGATGCCTTGGGCGACGGCACCTCGGAGGCCATCCTCACCCGCAAGGCCAGTACTTGCGGCAACCTTGGCGTGCTGTGGCAGGGTGCGGGGGACTATGCCCGCAGCAAGATACATTACTATGAAGGCCTGCAGATCCTGGACTATCTCATCGCACGGACCACGGATCCCGCCATGCGGGACGAGGCCATCGTGAACCGGTCGCGGGGGTACGTCAACCTCGCAACGGTGTACCATCAGTACGGCGACGAGGGCCGCGCCCTTGAATTGCTGCAAATGGCCTGGAACGACCGCAGCAAAGTGCTGGAAGCGGACGACCCGCAACTGTTGGCGGTGCGGGAACGCATGGCCGACGTGGAACTTGCCGCCGGCGATCTCGGAAAGGCTGAAGAACTCACGCGTAATTACCTGCTTGCCTGCGAACGGAAATTCGGGAAGCAGAGCGAGGAGTACATCCGCGTTTGCTCCAAGCTTGGCGACATCGCGCTGCGCATGGGGAATGCCGCAAGGGCTGATTCACTCTTCAGCGCGAGCATCGCCGCAGGCTACCTGAACACGGACGCCAACATCAACGGCATACTCGCCACCACCTTGCAGACCCGGGCGCGTATGCACGAGGGTGAAGGCCGGAATGAGCAAGCGCTGAACGACCTATTACGGGCCAGGGACATTTTGGTGAACATAAACGGACCCGCGCATTACAAAGTGGCGAGCAGCGACGTACTACTGGCGGAAGCGGCCTTCGGGCAGGGTGATCCCGATGCCGCTCTGGCCCATTCCCGGCAGGCGTTGGACCTGTTGCAGGACCGCATAACATCGCTCCAAGCCACCAATGCCCCGCAAACCTTCAACGACCCGCACATCCTCCCGGACGCCATCTATTGGAAGGTGCGTTCGGAACGAAAGATCGCCGGCCCCGGGAAAGTAGGGAAGGAGTGGAACGACGACTTGGACCTCGCGATCCGGGCATTGGAGAGGAACAAGGCCGCCGTGCGCGATGAAGCCTCGAAACTGTTGCTCATCGCCGCCCAAAAGAACTTGTTCGACCTGGCCTTGGACGTGGCTGATGATCGCTACGCCGGTTCCGGAACGGACGCCGACCTGGAACGATTCATCAACATTTCCGAGGCCGACCGCTCCATCTTGTTGAAGGACCGGCTCAATGGCTTCGCGGGGCTGCATTTTGCCGGCGTGCCCGATTCCGTCACGGCACGCGAACAAGAACTGTACACGGCCCTCGACTTGGACCCGGAAGACCGTGCCGTCACAACGGACATGGCCCGGCGCGAAAAGGCCTATGCGGAGTTTCTCACGGACCTGGAACGGAATTATCCCGATTACTTCAACCTGCGTTATGGCGAACCGCAGCTGACTTTAGCGGACATCCACAAAAAGCTGCTGACCCCACAACGGCAATTACTGGGCTATGCCAATTCCGGCGAGTACTTGTACGCATGGGTGTCGAGCCTGGAGGGCGATACCGTTATCCGTCTGGCCAGTGCCGATATCGGCGATGCCGTGAAGGCGTTGAACACCGCGATCATGGCGAGGACCACCGGGCCTTATGCCGAGGCCGCCTATCGACTGTACCAGCTGGCCATCGCCCCGGTGGAGCACCTGCTCACCAGGCCCGAACTCCTCATCATCCCCGACGGTCCGTTGCATGCCGTGAACTTCGAGACCTTGCTGACGCGGCCCGGTACCAAGGGGTTCCGGGATCACCTGCTGATCCAACGGCACACGATCGCCTACCTGCTCAGCGCTACCACGGCACTGCAATTCGCCGAAATGTCCCGGGAACGCTCCAAAGGCGTGCTCGCCATCGCGCCCGGCTTCACCGACCAGCTGAAGCAGAACTATCTCTCAGGCGTCAAGGACTCAACGCTTGTGGACCGCGACTATCTTCATTTCGTCCGCCAACCGTTCGCTGAACGCACGGTGCAGGCTCTGGGCACCTCCCTCTCCGCACAGGTGTTGACCGGGAATGCTGCCAGCGAAGGGGCGTTCCGTGAAGCGGCTTCACGGTACGGCATCCTGCACTTGGGCACCCATGCGGAAATGAACGCCACCTCGCCCATGTATTCGCGACTGGTCCTGACCAAGGACGGCGGTGAGTTGGATCCCGATGATGATGGCTACCTCCACGCCTACGAGATCTATGAGCTCGACCTGCGGGCACAACTTGCGGTGCTTACCGCCTGTGCCACCGGAACCGGAAAGGAAGATGCCGGCGAAGGTGTGCGTTCCTTGGGGTACGCCTTTGCCTATTCCGGTTGTCCCAGCTTGGTGGTCTCGCTGTGGAACATCGATGAAAAGGTGAGCGCGGAGATCATCGCAAAGTTCTATGAGCACTTGGCGGACGGCATGCCGAAGCACAAAGCCTTACGCCAGGCCAAATTGGATTTCTTGGCCAAAGCACCGGATGAACTCGGCCTTCCGTATTACTGGGCAGGCATGGTGCTGGTGGGGGATGTTGAACCCGTGGCACTGGGCCGCACGGGATGGCCCATTTGGGCATGGGCCGTCATAGCAGGGGCGCTGCTATGCCTGTTCTGGTGGCGGAGGAGAATGAGAACGGCTCCTTCCCGCTCCTGA
- a CDS encoding T9SS type A sorting domain-containing protein, with protein sequence MRNERNTQRLLLCAALGLLLSATQAQNITGYRYWFDDAIADLVTVSLSPTPVVDAQISMNSAGLAIGYHTVTVQFRDADVHWSSPYTSVFSQKGGTITALQYWFGDDAGSASTLDVTPAAEIDLTASLDASDLPLGLHNVTIRGLDDRGEWSVPYTTTMARGGGMITGYEYWIDDQVADRVMNPVGPATVVDLISDLPLNTPPGDHTFTIRFRDEAEGWSVPITTTVTVYVGIDELPGVNSLLVFPNPVQDQLTLRVDAQTFTDMEVSLLDASGRVVEAPTNWSVTGLAHRTWDTSAFPAGVYTLRIISSARAITLPFIKQ encoded by the coding sequence ATGCGCAACGAACGAAACACTCAACGCTTGCTGCTTTGCGCTGCCTTGGGGCTGCTGCTGAGCGCAACGCAAGCGCAGAACATCACCGGCTACCGCTATTGGTTCGATGATGCCATTGCGGACCTGGTAACCGTATCACTATCGCCGACGCCCGTGGTGGACGCACAGATCAGCATGAACAGCGCAGGACTTGCGATCGGGTACCACACGGTGACCGTACAGTTCCGTGACGCCGATGTGCATTGGTCCTCACCCTACACCAGCGTCTTCAGCCAGAAGGGCGGCACCATCACCGCGCTGCAATACTGGTTCGGCGATGATGCTGGTTCAGCCTCCACGCTGGACGTGACACCCGCTGCGGAGATCGACCTGACGGCATCGCTTGACGCCAGCGACCTGCCTCTCGGCCTGCACAACGTGACGATCCGTGGCCTCGACGATCGTGGCGAATGGAGCGTGCCCTACACCACCACCATGGCACGTGGCGGCGGCATGATCACCGGCTACGAGTATTGGATCGATGACCAGGTGGCCGACCGGGTGATGAACCCGGTCGGGCCTGCCACGGTGGTTGACCTCATCAGCGACCTACCCCTGAACACGCCGCCCGGTGATCACACCTTCACCATCCGCTTCCGCGACGAGGCGGAGGGTTGGAGCGTTCCGATAACGACGACCGTAACGGTCTACGTCGGCATCGATGAACTGCCGGGTGTGAACAGCCTGCTCGTGTTCCCGAATCCGGTGCAGGACCAACTGACCCTTCGCGTGGACGCACAAACCTTCACGGACATGGAAGTAAGCCTGCTCGATGCCTCCGGGCGCGTAGTAGAAGCTCCCACGAATTGGAGCGTAACAGGACTTGCGCATCGCACCTGGGACACCTCCGCATTCCCCGCAGGCGTGTACACCCTTCGGATCATTTCTTCAGCCCGTGCCATCACCCTTCCATTCATCAAGCAATGA
- a CDS encoding sigma-70 family RNA polymerase sigma factor, whose protein sequence is MVNSPISVERPTAPHTHSPPTWVDGLLRNDPTVIRSLYAVHYSAVRQYVLKNSGTADDAQDVFQDAVTVLWMQVKEGRFNTNAEPDPGGFLFRVAKFKWLDVVRSAAHRNMRVLHNENSVPHVLEGDHDIEERILRLREVYGKLDDKCRQVLDQFYFERKDLASIAADMGVEEESIRTIKYRCMMKLRAFRRTIGGEERKAK, encoded by the coding sequence GTGGTCAATTCCCCCATTTCCGTGGAACGGCCCACAGCACCCCATACCCATTCACCGCCAACTTGGGTGGACGGATTGCTGCGGAACGACCCGACGGTAATCCGGTCGCTGTATGCGGTTCATTACTCCGCCGTGCGGCAGTACGTCCTGAAGAACAGCGGCACCGCCGACGATGCGCAGGACGTGTTCCAGGATGCCGTGACGGTCTTATGGATGCAGGTAAAGGAGGGCCGGTTCAATACGAATGCGGAACCCGATCCCGGCGGCTTCCTGTTCCGGGTGGCGAAATTCAAATGGCTGGACGTGGTAAGGTCCGCAGCACATCGTAACATGAGGGTGCTGCATAACGAAAACTCCGTCCCTCATGTGCTCGAGGGCGATCACGACATCGAGGAACGCATCCTGCGCTTGCGCGAGGTCTATGGCAAGCTCGATGACAAGTGCCGGCAAGTGCTGGACCAGTTCTATTTCGAGCGGAAGGACCTCGCCAGCATCGCCGCGGACATGGGCGTGGAAGAAGAGAGCATCCGCACCATCAAGTACCGCTGCATGATGAAGTTGAGGGCATTCCGCCGGACCATCGGCGGCGAAGAACGAAAAGCAAAATGA
- a CDS encoding sigma-54-dependent Fis family transcriptional regulator, producing the protein MNIQPIKQRFGIIGASPLLDRAIEIAAQVAPTDLSVLISGESGSGKEVMPQIVHAFSARKHGPYIAVNCGAIPEGTIDSELFGHEKGSFTGAHEARKGYFEVANGGTIFLDEVGELPLTTQVRLLRVLETGEFIRVGSSKAQKTNVRVTAATNVNILQAVQRGKFREDLYYRLNTVPIQVPALRERKEDIHLLFRWFAQEAASRYKAPPITLTDGARQLLTAYRWPGNVRQLRNLVEQMSVIEKERAIDEETLRGYLPKENTALVPSGHSESGQGGEAINERELIFKFLFDMKSDLNALKEQVRGLGNGHLRAPTSPPAAYPEKLLYSHGSDSGMSIRMPDEVDEDVDHTEVEESLSLEDKEKEMIRKALDKHRGKRKKAAHELGISERTLYRKIKEWNID; encoded by the coding sequence ATGAACATCCAGCCCATCAAACAGCGCTTCGGCATCATCGGGGCCTCGCCCTTGCTGGACCGGGCCATCGAGATCGCCGCGCAGGTGGCGCCCACGGACCTTAGCGTGCTGATCAGCGGGGAGAGCGGCAGCGGCAAGGAAGTGATGCCGCAGATCGTGCATGCCTTCAGCGCCCGGAAGCACGGCCCGTACATCGCGGTGAACTGTGGCGCGATCCCCGAAGGCACCATCGACAGCGAGCTCTTCGGGCACGAGAAGGGTTCCTTCACCGGGGCGCACGAAGCTCGCAAGGGCTACTTCGAAGTGGCCAACGGCGGAACGATATTTTTGGACGAGGTGGGCGAGCTGCCGCTGACCACACAGGTCCGGTTGCTGCGCGTCCTTGAGACGGGCGAATTCATCCGCGTGGGCAGCAGCAAGGCACAGAAAACCAACGTGCGCGTAACCGCCGCTACCAACGTGAACATTTTGCAGGCCGTACAGCGCGGCAAGTTCCGCGAGGACCTGTACTACCGATTGAACACCGTGCCCATCCAAGTGCCGGCGCTCCGCGAACGGAAAGAGGACATCCACCTGCTGTTCCGCTGGTTCGCCCAAGAGGCGGCTTCGCGTTACAAGGCACCACCCATCACCCTGACCGACGGGGCCCGGCAGTTGCTCACCGCCTATCGCTGGCCGGGCAACGTGCGCCAACTTCGCAATCTCGTGGAGCAGATGAGCGTGATCGAGAAGGAGCGCGCCATCGACGAGGAGACCCTGCGCGGCTATCTGCCCAAGGAGAACACGGCGCTGGTCCCTTCAGGTCATTCCGAAAGCGGGCAGGGCGGGGAGGCCATCAACGAACGGGAGCTGATCTTCAAGTTCCTCTTCGATATGAAAAGCGACCTGAACGCACTGAAGGAACAAGTGCGCGGACTGGGGAACGGCCACCTGCGCGCGCCCACTTCCCCACCGGCGGCCTACCCGGAGAAACTGCTGTACTCCCACGGATCGGACAGCGGCATGAGCATCCGTATGCCCGACGAGGTGGATGAGGATGTGGACCATACCGAGGTGGAAGAATCGCTGAGCTTGGAGGACAAGGAGAAGGAGATGATCCGCAAGGCCTTGGACAAGCACCGCGGAAAGCGTAAAAAAGCCGCCCATGAATTAGGCATCAGCGAACGCACATTGTACCGAAAGATCAAAGAGTGGAACATCGACTGA
- a CDS encoding LptE family protein, with protein MEHRLTVLGGALALLLLAGCTVNYSLSGGSVPPSAKTLSVASLDARAPLCSPQTAQTLTEAVRDLMQAQTPLTLTRQDGDIAYEGAITGYDVQPVAIQANETAALNRLTITVSIHYVNKADAKTDADLTLSRFADFSSTQDLSTVEDGLVRDIGKQLAQDIFDRTLGNW; from the coding sequence GTGGAACATCGACTGACGGTCCTGGGAGGCGCGCTGGCCCTGCTCCTGCTGGCCGGCTGCACGGTGAACTACTCACTGAGCGGAGGCTCCGTGCCGCCTTCCGCCAAGACCCTGAGCGTGGCCAGCCTGGACGCCCGCGCGCCGCTCTGCTCCCCGCAGACAGCCCAGACCCTTACCGAGGCCGTACGCGACCTGATGCAAGCGCAGACCCCGCTCACCCTCACTCGGCAGGACGGCGATATCGCCTACGAGGGCGCCATCACCGGATACGATGTGCAGCCCGTGGCTATCCAGGCCAATGAGACCGCAGCGCTCAACCGCCTCACCATCACCGTGAGCATCCACTACGTCAACAAGGCCGACGCAAAGACCGACGCCGACCTCACCCTCTCCCGCTTCGCCGACTTTTCCAGCACCCAGGACCTCAGCACCGTGGAGGACGGCTTGGTGCGCGATATCGGAAAACAGTTGGCGCAGGATATCTTCGACCGGACTTTGGGCAATTGGTAA
- the secG gene encoding preprotein translocase subunit SecG produces MVAISIIIIILAILLALVVLAQNPKGGGLAAGFTGASQIGGVQRTADFMEKATWSLAGALMVLCLVSASLQRTTVAGDNLDAPITLDENPNANAATSTTGDSESITIPPQQDPE; encoded by the coding sequence ATGGTCGCCATTTCCATCATCATCATCATTTTGGCCATCCTGTTGGCCTTGGTCGTTTTAGCTCAAAACCCCAAGGGTGGCGGGCTTGCCGCAGGCTTCACAGGGGCCTCGCAGATCGGCGGCGTACAGCGCACCGCGGATTTCATGGAGAAAGCCACTTGGAGCCTCGCGGGCGCCTTGATGGTGCTTTGTTTGGTCTCGGCATCACTCCAGCGCACCACGGTGGCGGGCGACAATTTGGACGCGCCCATAACCTTGGACGAGAATCCGAACGCCAACGCGGCCACCTCCACCACCGGTGATAGCGAAAGCATCACCATCCCCCCCCAACAGGACCCCGAGTGA
- the groES gene encoding co-chaperone GroES — protein sequence MATKVKPLADRVLVEAAAAEETTKGGIIIPDTAKEKPQRGKVIAIGTGRVADDGKVTPLSVKVGDSILYGKYSGTELNLEGKDYMIMRESDIYAVLS from the coding sequence ATGGCGACCAAAGTGAAGCCCCTGGCCGATCGCGTACTCGTAGAAGCCGCAGCCGCTGAAGAGACCACCAAAGGTGGTATCATCATCCCCGATACCGCGAAAGAGAAGCCGCAGCGTGGCAAGGTCATCGCCATCGGCACCGGCCGTGTGGCCGATGACGGCAAGGTGACCCCCTTGAGCGTGAAGGTGGGCGACAGCATCCTGTACGGCAAGTACAGCGGCACCGAGCTCAACCTCGAGGGCAAGGACTACATGATCATGCGCGAGAGCGACATCTACGCAGTGCTGAGCTGA
- a CDS encoding tetratricopeptide repeat protein: MSEAALHKDRFEAIEAFLLGTMSPEARYRFEQELTADVALREEVELQRENTLAVELAGITRTLQAARGEHRGAGPASGGGNWTTYLKYAAMVAVLVLGAVWWSTRPTENERLFAEYYVEDPGLPVPMSAVNDPVFQDAMVAYKLGDFAEARTKWGNLLQADPGNDTLRFYIANAYVAEGDAKAAIPLFQAVADAPSSAFHDKARWYLVLAYLHEGRLNELPDTILENDPVYGERVRAIRSRIHS; encoded by the coding sequence ATGAGCGAAGCCGCATTGCACAAGGACCGGTTCGAGGCCATCGAGGCCTTTCTGCTCGGCACCATGTCCCCGGAGGCACGCTACCGGTTCGAGCAGGAACTGACAGCCGATGTTGCGTTGCGCGAAGAAGTGGAGCTGCAGCGGGAGAACACTCTTGCCGTGGAACTTGCGGGCATCACGCGCACGCTGCAAGCTGCACGGGGCGAGCATCGCGGAGCCGGCCCGGCATCCGGAGGCGGCAACTGGACGACCTACCTGAAATACGCCGCCATGGTGGCCGTGCTCGTCCTTGGCGCCGTCTGGTGGTCGACCAGACCTACTGAGAACGAGCGCCTCTTCGCGGAATACTATGTGGAGGATCCCGGCCTGCCCGTGCCCATGAGCGCGGTGAACGATCCCGTGTTCCAGGACGCCATGGTGGCATACAAGCTCGGCGACTTCGCCGAGGCGCGTACCAAATGGGGCAACCTCCTGCAAGCGGATCCTGGCAACGACACGCTGCGCTTCTACATCGCCAATGCCTACGTTGCTGAAGGGGACGCGAAGGCGGCGATCCCGTTGTTCCAGGCCGTCGCGGACGCACCCTCTTCGGCATTCCACGACAAAGCCCGCTGGTACCTTGTTCTCGCTTATTTGCATGAGGGGCGGTTGAACGAGCTTCCCGATACGATCCTGGAGAACGATCCTGTATACGGCGAGCGGGTGCGCGCCATCCGGTCGCGAATTCATTCCTGA